From a single Rutidosis leptorrhynchoides isolate AG116_Rl617_1_P2 chromosome 5, CSIRO_AGI_Rlap_v1, whole genome shotgun sequence genomic region:
- the LOC139847584 gene encoding uncharacterized protein isoform X2, which produces MANGVCEIQDAVDEARDAMRILKNDHGLVLCEVWTYGYTTNGIAQCLWSTDMYFKDVFFDYVNQCINIGDGFGGLTLKALETYETYFTKLKYIKGEKKGLIPATAVESCCFLAICMKNINIEHVDYVYEMIFKLDDNNIHNPYVFLDSLFERLKSCWPSFKLSSGAQLGGHPIIVDVDTFKELEKPLKTIKKSEDALKWATVEDVDNHAAKRFEFLALKEEEEEEEDCKEDVRIYVSASVEFEDLKTKISLRFHDLVSSDNDYRVTFSLGGLSRRPLWMELEGDEDLKKCVSLCRSNEINQLPIRIIPLVQHAFRAKSRHAILEICLGEKNQCS; this is translated from the exons cCAACGGCGTGTGTGAAATTCAAGATGCAGTAGATGAAGCTCGAGATGCGATGCGGATCCTTAAAAACGATCATGGCCTAGTTCTTTGTGAAGTTTGGACTTATGGTTATACTACAAATGGGATTGCCCAGTGTTTATGGTCTACAGACATGTATTTTAAAGATGTATTTTTCGATTATGTGAATCAATGTATTAATATAGGTGATGGGTTTGGTGGACTCACTCTTAAGGCGCTTGAAACATACGAAACATACTTTAcaaaattaaaatatattaaaggGGAGAAAAAAGGATTGATCCCTGCCACTGCTGTTGAATCTTGCTGCTTTCTTGCCATATGTATGAAGAATATTAACATTGaacatgttgattatgtgtatgagATGATATTCAAATTAGATGACAACAACATCCACAACCCTTATGTGTTCTTGGATTCACTCTTTGAAAGACTAAAGAGTTGTTGGCCAAGTTTCAAGTTATCATCTGGGGCACAACTTGGTGGTCATCCGATTATTGTAGATGTTGACACTTTTAAAGAATTGGAAAAACCTTTAAAG ACGATTAAGAAGTCTGAGGATGCCCTTAAATGGGCAACCGTTGAAGATGTTGACAACCATGCTGCAAAACGTTTCGAATTCTTAGCattgaaagaagaagaagaagaagaagaagattgcaAGGAGGATGTGCGTATCTACGTGTCGGCCTCGGTTGAATTTGAAGATCTGAAGACAAAAATCTCCCTAAGGTTTCATGATCTGGTTTCCTCCGACAATGATTACAGGGTGACGTTCTCACTTGGGGGGTTGAGTCGACGACCATTATGGATGGAGCTAGAAggcgatgaagacttgaagaagtgCGTTAGTCTTTGCAGAAGCAATGAAATCAATCAACTTCCAATCCGAATCATCCCTCTTGTACAACATGCATTCCGTGCTAAATCAAGACATGCTATACTTGAGATATGTCTTGGCGAAAAAAATCAATGTAGTTAG